A genome region from Chthonomonas sp. includes the following:
- a CDS encoding DUF448 domain-containing protein, giving the protein MPPIRMCICCRGRREQSCLIRIQWVDSRWVLNSRHAPGRSVYLCQACRERLNRKGLEHGLKLRLTADDVVALQSKLI; this is encoded by the coding sequence TTGCCCCCCATTCGCATGTGCATTTGCTGCCGGGGTCGCCGAGAGCAGTCGTGCCTCATCCGCATTCAGTGGGTGGACTCTCGATGGGTTCTCAATTCTCGCCATGCACCAGGCCGCAGCGTATACCTTTGCCAAGCCTGCCGCGAGCGCCTCAATCGCAAGGGATTGGAGCACGGACTGAAGCTAAGGTTGACCGCCGATGACGTGGTAGCCTTGCAAAGCAAGCTGATATGA
- a CDS encoding DUF4382 domain-containing protein yields the protein MKLCSKLALLLGLGSLVIAGCGGGSSSGGAAATAPITLFATDNLSSHDHVWVTLFKIDLVSSTGALVTVYDNSTGETIDLRSLRDGTGARYQLLSKLNVPAGTYTAAKVTVARAVTLFAGGSATGDDKNFAVNAGDPAGKTVMTLTFASAKTFGTTSSNVVLDFDLSQWDDNPSGVAPVVIEGSGSSLDDPARHEADDFHGLISALTGTAPTQSFTITLRGGGTVTVNTSASTTIFREDATASPSLANGNRVEILGTFDPTSRTISATSIKVEDESGENQPELYGHVSEFDATAGSMQMVIGRASGVAPNRTMITVATTSTTMFRGGGGAVVSRDVFFASLVGISNPEIEVEGAYNRETGVLTATKVKRHHEGGDDGGGIGEQEARGTFTNVNSTAFTFTLTPNEWEGFSWSGGRSVTVSLGEGAHFEDQMGESVSRATFFGALTGNLQVKVYGRMGESGFVARRLKLISRN from the coding sequence ATGAAACTTTGCTCAAAACTTGCATTGCTGCTCGGCCTCGGTAGCCTCGTCATCGCCGGATGCGGGGGCGGCTCATCGTCGGGTGGGGCCGCCGCGACCGCGCCGATCACGCTGTTTGCCACCGATAACTTGAGTTCGCACGACCACGTTTGGGTCACGTTGTTCAAGATCGATTTGGTCTCATCTACGGGGGCGTTGGTGACGGTCTATGACAATTCAACCGGCGAAACGATCGACCTTCGCAGCCTGCGCGATGGTACCGGTGCTCGGTATCAACTTCTCAGCAAGCTGAACGTTCCCGCTGGAACTTACACTGCGGCCAAGGTAACGGTGGCCCGCGCGGTAACCCTGTTCGCGGGCGGCAGCGCCACTGGCGACGACAAGAATTTCGCGGTCAACGCAGGTGATCCGGCGGGCAAAACGGTCATGACACTCACCTTTGCGTCGGCGAAAACCTTTGGCACCACGAGTTCCAACGTGGTTCTCGACTTCGATCTCAGTCAATGGGACGATAATCCTTCCGGGGTGGCCCCGGTAGTAATCGAAGGGAGCGGTTCGTCGCTCGACGATCCGGCGCGTCACGAAGCCGACGACTTTCATGGTCTGATCTCGGCGCTCACGGGAACGGCGCCGACGCAAAGCTTTACCATCACTCTTCGCGGGGGCGGTACGGTCACCGTCAACACTTCGGCGAGCACCACGATCTTCCGCGAGGACGCGACCGCGAGCCCGTCGCTGGCGAACGGCAATCGGGTGGAGATCCTGGGCACGTTTGACCCCACCTCCCGCACGATCTCGGCGACCTCAATCAAGGTGGAAGACGAATCTGGTGAGAACCAGCCCGAACTGTACGGTCACGTCAGCGAATTCGATGCGACCGCCGGTTCCATGCAGATGGTGATCGGCCGCGCGTCGGGCGTCGCGCCCAACCGCACCATGATCACGGTCGCCACGACCTCGACCACGATGTTCCGGGGCGGAGGCGGCGCGGTTGTGTCGCGGGATGTCTTCTTCGCGAGCTTGGTCGGAATCTCGAATCCTGAGATCGAGGTTGAGGGTGCTTACAATCGTGAAACCGGCGTGCTGACGGCCACCAAGGTGAAGCGCCATCACGAAGGCGGCGATGACGGCGGCGGCATCGGCGAGCAAGAAGCGCGTGGCACGTTCACCAACGTCAACTCGACCGCGTTCACCTTTACGTTGACGCCAAACGAATGGGAAGGTTTCAGTTGGTCCGGAGGCCGCTCCGTGACGGTGAGCCTGGGCGAAGGCGCTCACTTCGAAGACCAAATGGGCGAGTCGGTGAGCCGCGCGACGTTCTTCGGCGCCCTCACGGGAAACCTTCAAGTGAAGGTTTACGGTCGCATGGGCGAGAGTGGTTTTGTGGCTCGTCGCCTCAAGTTGATCTCGCGTAACTAA
- a CDS encoding glycosyltransferase family 2 protein has product MRISVIIPAHNAESYIAKGIESAWAQTVRPDEIVVGVDGSTDQTATVARSLGATALELPKGNGAIARNAAAKAASGDIFFFLDADDWWAPNKIERHLAAWEEMPAASCVLDRTIATFEDGSLAGWTGGRAERGPADWRVFLSHRAWPSGSGFSVRAENYWAVGGFNEKLIRFQDVDFWVRVAAKLGPAFTMGEELTHYLQVQNSVSRSLARLDENLDNMLAEWPFATPNDRRTIRSMAHLIALRQSAWPEALSHAIKAGLPIQNKYFWGSLLRSLKNRRPSK; this is encoded by the coding sequence ATGCGAATTTCGGTCATTATTCCTGCGCACAACGCCGAGAGCTATATCGCCAAAGGCATCGAGAGTGCGTGGGCGCAGACGGTTCGCCCCGACGAAATCGTGGTCGGCGTGGATGGATCCACCGACCAAACGGCAACCGTCGCCCGGTCGCTCGGCGCAACTGCCTTGGAACTCCCCAAGGGGAACGGGGCGATCGCCCGCAATGCGGCGGCGAAGGCCGCGAGCGGCGACATCTTTTTCTTTCTCGATGCCGACGACTGGTGGGCACCCAACAAGATTGAGCGTCACTTGGCTGCGTGGGAGGAAATGCCGGCCGCCAGTTGCGTGCTGGATCGCACGATCGCGACGTTTGAGGACGGTTCGTTGGCCGGTTGGACGGGAGGTCGCGCCGAGCGGGGCCCGGCGGATTGGCGCGTGTTTCTTTCTCACCGCGCGTGGCCCAGCGGGTCGGGGTTCTCGGTGCGCGCCGAAAACTATTGGGCCGTCGGCGGATTTAACGAGAAGTTAATCCGGTTCCAGGACGTGGACTTTTGGGTGCGGGTCGCGGCGAAACTTGGCCCTGCATTTACGATGGGCGAGGAGTTGACGCACTACCTGCAGGTGCAGAATTCGGTGAGCCGGAGCCTCGCTCGGCTGGATGAAAACTTGGACAACATGCTGGCCGAATGGCCGTTCGCCACACCCAACGATCGCCGGACGATTCGCAGCATGGCGCACCTCATTGCGCTGCGGCAATCGGCTTGGCCGGAGGCTCTGAGTCACGCCATCAAAGCGGGCTTGCCGATTCAGAACAAGTACTTCTG
- a CDS encoding sugar phosphate isomerase/epimerase: MQTIGLQLYSVRDDLGKDFAGTMERLFEFGYRSFETAGAFGKGPQWFADLLKSHGASVCSMHIGLPKKEDIAGIAETAAILGTKQCVVPWMNPALFRTSSQIQKAADDLIGARDMLAEAGLKLAYHNHDFEWRKNEDGKIPHETLQSLMPKDFIWEIDAYWVFAAGGNPFDVAKKLGAKAEFWHIKDGFGTGAMVAVGKGKIPYKENFAKLKAAKHLIVELDESRGVMMDDVRDSYKFLRGLFDQAKFDAAPIGGP, from the coding sequence ATGCAGACCATCGGCCTCCAACTCTACAGTGTTCGCGACGACCTCGGCAAAGATTTTGCCGGGACCATGGAGCGCCTGTTTGAGTTTGGTTACCGTAGCTTCGAGACCGCCGGCGCGTTCGGCAAGGGACCGCAATGGTTTGCCGACCTCCTGAAGTCGCATGGCGCGAGCGTGTGCAGCATGCACATCGGTCTTCCTAAGAAAGAGGACATCGCCGGGATCGCCGAAACGGCGGCCATTTTGGGCACCAAGCAGTGCGTGGTGCCGTGGATGAACCCGGCACTGTTCCGCACGTCGAGCCAGATTCAAAAAGCCGCCGACGACCTCATCGGCGCGCGCGACATGCTGGCCGAGGCCGGACTGAAGCTCGCCTACCATAACCACGATTTCGAATGGCGCAAAAACGAGGACGGCAAGATTCCGCACGAGACCTTGCAGAGCCTCATGCCCAAGGACTTCATCTGGGAAATCGACGCCTACTGGGTGTTCGCCGCCGGCGGAAACCCATTTGACGTCGCCAAAAAGCTCGGCGCGAAGGCCGAGTTCTGGCACATCAAGGATGGGTTTGGCACCGGCGCGATGGTCGCGGTGGGCAAGGGCAAGATTCCGTACAAAGAGAACTTCGCCAAGCTCAAGGCCGCCAAGCACCTCATCGTCGAACTCGACGAATCGCGCGGCGTGATGATGGACGATGTCCGCGATTCGTACAAGTTCCTGCGCGGACTCTTCGATCAGGCAAAGTTCGACGCCGCGCCGATCGGTGGACCCTAG
- the infB gene encoding translation initiation factor IF-2 encodes MDIAELAKKHGLVPAQVIGVLADLGLEHDNERFESDDDTMAIVTDELKQLKGSKEVPLTPGVTPRDVARLLGIGPQEVQKVLMLKMKVMATLTTSLKEDVAETLVDNLGFKIRWAEAKAKPVAKPKADAKASGGSQLRPPVVTILGHVDHGKTSLLDYIRKANVAAKEAGGITQHIGAYQVQAGEGKTITFLDTPGHAAFTAMRARGAQVTDIAILVVAADDGIMPQTKEAISHVKNADVPMIVAVNKIDKPDANPDRVIMQLPEHEVIPESFGGQTIICPVSAVTGEGVPHLLEMIALQADVMELKADPKGDFEGVVIEAKLDRGRGAVATILVQQGTLKVGDCVVIGNAWGKIKAMTDYLGERVKEAGPSMPVEILGLDEVPGAGESVRVHEDERSARNEAESRRTAKREKDLGVATNRLSLKDLRAQLNAGEIKDLNLVVKADVQGSLEAVKGMLEKIANEEVTVKVIHSAVGTITENDVLLGSAANAILVGFNVKPEPGAKKEAERSKVEIRTYSIIYELIEDIEAAVKGMLAPKFEEEYMGTVEIRIVFDLSRAGKIAGSHVTDGKIQRGADVRVKRNKEVVWTGKVGTLKNVKQDVREMNAGQDCGITFDGWEAFEEGDVIEVFELVQIN; translated from the coding sequence ATGGACATCGCTGAACTCGCCAAAAAACACGGACTCGTTCCGGCTCAAGTGATCGGGGTTCTCGCCGATCTCGGATTGGAGCACGATAACGAGCGGTTTGAAAGCGATGACGACACGATGGCCATCGTCACCGACGAGCTGAAGCAGCTTAAGGGCAGCAAGGAAGTGCCGCTGACGCCCGGCGTTACGCCGCGCGACGTGGCTCGCCTGCTGGGCATTGGCCCGCAAGAAGTTCAGAAAGTGCTGATGCTGAAGATGAAGGTGATGGCCACCCTCACCACTTCGCTCAAGGAAGATGTCGCCGAAACCTTGGTTGACAATCTCGGATTCAAGATTCGCTGGGCCGAAGCCAAGGCCAAGCCCGTGGCCAAGCCCAAGGCCGACGCCAAAGCAAGCGGCGGTTCGCAACTTCGACCGCCCGTGGTCACGATTCTCGGCCACGTTGACCACGGCAAGACTTCCCTGCTCGACTACATCCGCAAGGCGAATGTCGCCGCCAAGGAAGCGGGTGGCATCACCCAGCACATCGGTGCCTACCAAGTTCAAGCGGGCGAAGGCAAGACGATTACCTTCCTCGATACTCCCGGCCACGCCGCCTTTACGGCCATGCGAGCCCGTGGAGCGCAGGTCACCGACATCGCAATTTTGGTGGTCGCTGCCGACGACGGCATCATGCCGCAAACCAAGGAGGCGATCAGCCACGTCAAGAACGCCGACGTCCCGATGATTGTCGCGGTCAACAAGATTGACAAGCCCGACGCCAACCCCGACCGCGTGATCATGCAACTGCCGGAGCACGAGGTCATCCCGGAAAGCTTCGGCGGCCAAACCATCATCTGCCCCGTTTCCGCCGTCACCGGCGAGGGCGTTCCGCACCTGCTGGAAATGATCGCCCTGCAAGCCGACGTGATGGAGCTCAAGGCCGACCCGAAGGGCGACTTTGAAGGCGTCGTCATCGAAGCCAAGCTCGATCGGGGACGCGGCGCGGTCGCCACGATTCTCGTGCAACAAGGCACGCTCAAAGTCGGCGATTGCGTCGTCATTGGTAACGCGTGGGGCAAGATCAAGGCGATGACCGACTACCTGGGCGAGCGCGTTAAGGAAGCCGGCCCCAGCATGCCGGTCGAGATTCTCGGCCTGGACGAAGTTCCCGGTGCCGGGGAAAGCGTGCGCGTCCATGAGGACGAGCGCTCGGCCCGCAATGAAGCCGAATCCCGTCGCACCGCCAAGCGCGAAAAGGACCTCGGCGTCGCCACCAATCGCCTTTCCCTTAAGGACCTGCGAGCCCAGCTCAACGCCGGCGAAATCAAGGACCTGAACCTCGTGGTGAAGGCCGACGTGCAAGGCTCGCTCGAAGCCGTCAAGGGCATGCTCGAGAAGATTGCCAACGAGGAAGTCACCGTCAAGGTCATCCACTCGGCGGTCGGAACGATCACCGAAAACGACGTGCTCCTGGGTTCGGCCGCGAACGCCATTCTCGTAGGATTCAACGTGAAGCCCGAGCCCGGCGCCAAGAAGGAAGCCGAACGAAGCAAGGTCGAAATCCGCACCTACAGCATCATTTATGAGCTGATCGAGGACATCGAAGCCGCCGTCAAGGGCATGCTCGCTCCCAAGTTTGAAGAGGAATACATGGGCACGGTCGAGATTCGCATCGTGTTCGACCTCAGCCGTGCCGGCAAGATCGCCGGTTCGCACGTCACCGATGGCAAGATTCAGCGGGGCGCCGATGTGCGCGTCAAGCGCAACAAGGAAGTGGTGTGGACAGGCAAGGTCGGCACGCTCAAGAACGTCAAGCAAGACGTGCGCGAAATGAACGCCGGTCAGGATTGCGGGATCACCTTCGACGGTTGGGAAGCCTTTGAAGAAGGCGACGTGATCGAAGTCTTTGAACTCGTCCAAATCAACTAA
- a CDS encoding inorganic diphosphatase produces MSILNAKIGSNAPHTFNTIIEIPRYSTNKYEVDQETGIVKLDRVLFSPLFYPFDYGYIPQTHYLDGDPLDVLVMLSHPTVPGCMVEAHAIGVLEMADEKGSDEKILCVATKDPRFRNRKHINDLNPHTLAEISHFFEVYKQLEEKDVEIVGWHGPELANELIDKYRTDR; encoded by the coding sequence ATGTCCATTCTCAACGCCAAAATTGGCTCCAACGCGCCGCATACGTTCAACACCATCATCGAGATTCCTCGGTACAGCACCAACAAGTACGAAGTTGACCAAGAGACGGGCATCGTCAAGCTGGACCGAGTCTTGTTCTCGCCCCTGTTTTATCCGTTCGACTACGGCTACATTCCGCAAACCCACTACCTCGACGGCGACCCTCTGGACGTGCTGGTTATGCTGAGCCACCCGACCGTGCCGGGCTGCATGGTCGAGGCGCATGCGATTGGCGTTTTGGAAATGGCCGACGAAAAGGGCTCGGACGAAAAGATTTTGTGCGTGGCCACCAAGGACCCTCGCTTCCGTAATCGTAAGCACATCAACGACCTCAACCCGCACACGCTGGCCGAGATCAGCCACTTTTTTGAGGTCTACAAGCAGCTCGAAGAAAAGGACGTCGAGATTGTCGGATGGCACGGGCCGGAGCTCGCCAACGAGCTGATCGACAAGTATCGCACCGACCGCTAA
- a CDS encoding serine hydrolase, with protein sequence MTPREVVERAIADGAFPGAAWAYGTLDDLEVGSAGHFRYDDASPAVDHETIYDVASLTKVVATTSAAMLLSQIDQLDVERPVAEYLPEFAGEGRNEIRVLDLLTHRSGLPAHREYWKLYDSPEAAFAGILQEPLVYEPGTRTEYSCVGFIVLAMLLEKVMNGGQKVKSFKELEVFTELSIFCRLNMGHTTFRPGPFTRRKIPPTEVHPAGHFREGEIQGTVHDENAYFLGGVSGNAGLFSSASDVAKFAQCMLRGGDEIFDEGHIHMWTMREDETSTRAMGWDTKSPVDPSCGQRFGPLSYGHLGFTGCSLWIDPEAKLFGVLLSNRVHPTRDNLKIQAVRPAFYDAVYGVSQ encoded by the coding sequence ATGACCCCGCGTGAAGTTGTGGAGCGTGCGATTGCCGACGGTGCCTTTCCCGGCGCGGCCTGGGCTTACGGCACGCTCGACGATCTGGAGGTCGGATCGGCCGGACACTTCCGCTACGACGACGCCAGCCCCGCCGTGGATCACGAAACGATATACGACGTGGCGAGCCTGACCAAGGTGGTCGCGACCACCTCGGCCGCGATGCTGCTTTCGCAGATTGACCAGCTTGATGTGGAGCGCCCGGTGGCCGAATATCTCCCCGAGTTCGCGGGCGAAGGCCGCAACGAAATCCGCGTGCTGGATTTGCTGACGCATCGCAGCGGGCTTCCGGCTCACCGCGAATATTGGAAGCTGTACGATTCTCCGGAAGCCGCTTTCGCCGGCATCCTGCAGGAGCCGCTGGTGTACGAGCCCGGCACGCGCACCGAGTATTCCTGCGTGGGGTTCATCGTACTGGCGATGCTCCTGGAAAAGGTGATGAATGGCGGGCAGAAGGTCAAGTCGTTTAAGGAGCTTGAGGTGTTCACCGAGCTCAGCATTTTCTGCCGCCTCAACATGGGCCACACGACGTTTCGCCCGGGACCGTTTACGCGGCGCAAGATCCCGCCGACCGAAGTGCACCCGGCGGGCCATTTCCGCGAGGGCGAAATCCAGGGCACGGTTCACGACGAGAACGCCTACTTTTTGGGAGGAGTTTCGGGCAACGCCGGGTTGTTTAGCAGCGCCAGCGACGTTGCCAAGTTCGCGCAGTGCATGCTTCGCGGCGGCGACGAGATTTTTGACGAGGGCCACATTCACATGTGGACGATGCGGGAAGACGAAACCTCGACCCGCGCGATGGGTTGGGATACGAAGTCGCCGGTGGATCCAAGCTGTGGTCAGCGGTTTGGGCCGCTCTCGTATGGGCACCTCGGCTTCACAGGCTGCTCGCTGTGGATCGATCCCGAGGCCAAGCTGTTCGGCGTCTTGCTTTCGAATCGGGTGCATCCCACGCGCGACAACCTGAAAATCCAGGCGGTTCGTCCCGCGTTTTATGACGCGGTTTACGGCGTGTCACAGTAA
- a CDS encoding ATP-binding protein, producing MRSPEDRRRWLARMLAQRTVGRIPTDNLPCFGRAKPIAQAVDLLRGGASVVTLVGEGGAGKSRVARDVARQLDREGWPVFWVDATWALDFRDLQASILATVGAADNGIILLDDVKPSDSPGLAALLNTMPGMQLLCTAKAKLGIGEREIRVGSLTQAASRELFARMNPGVRLPSRVARVPLALLLLAAAGASSASLTLPPATSAAPISKEQIIMSSISLLDQPNFLKLLSLCTLAGPFNEAIGREVVQASGTSDTNIQPLVDLAFLQVRDANAYIIHDDVKEQVWQAARDRRLDAAVEQARDGHATVFVNRARSIGDALRTGAWVEAMQNMLADRINCREALRHTWVSRQFDAVKTVAQSLSRPLFEAGYLADFREFASHGLEASMATADTPAELEMLGLQGALAGREADEETATNLWTRRLSLAREQGDWVTAMDALGDLAHQAFGQNDDPAALEFANQGLELVSRTPHASHEATLRSIRCRIFARQNQTDDLSAELSQMQDLLPTVTERALRPFVLYSMALLYIELAQPQPAEALIRALIGEASEGQRVIGLGWALRNLGQLSEADGNLALATRCFVAASKVFNEYETAHKKVARAALQGFEDRHGLNVADEILAASELDWPELIATI from the coding sequence TTGCGTTCGCCCGAAGATCGCCGCCGGTGGCTTGCGCGCATGCTGGCTCAGCGCACCGTCGGCCGTATTCCGACTGACAACTTGCCCTGCTTTGGCCGCGCTAAGCCGATCGCGCAGGCGGTTGACCTTCTGCGTGGCGGCGCAAGTGTCGTTACCTTGGTCGGCGAAGGCGGCGCGGGAAAATCGCGAGTCGCTCGCGATGTTGCCCGGCAACTGGATCGCGAAGGCTGGCCCGTGTTTTGGGTGGACGCAACCTGGGCCTTGGATTTTCGCGACTTGCAAGCGAGCATCCTCGCGACCGTGGGCGCGGCTGATAACGGGATCATCCTGCTTGATGACGTAAAACCCTCGGACAGCCCTGGCCTCGCTGCCCTGCTGAACACAATGCCTGGCATGCAACTTCTGTGCACCGCGAAAGCCAAGCTCGGAATCGGCGAACGCGAGATTCGCGTAGGCTCACTGACTCAAGCCGCCAGCCGCGAACTGTTTGCGCGCATGAACCCCGGGGTACGGCTGCCATCGCGCGTAGCTCGGGTTCCCTTGGCGCTATTGCTGTTGGCCGCCGCGGGAGCGAGCTCGGCCAGCCTGACCTTGCCGCCCGCGACCAGCGCGGCCCCCATCTCCAAGGAGCAAATCATCATGAGTTCAATCAGCCTGCTCGACCAACCCAACTTCCTGAAACTTCTGTCCCTCTGCACCCTCGCCGGGCCATTCAATGAGGCCATCGGGCGCGAGGTGGTGCAAGCCAGCGGCACGAGCGACACCAATATCCAGCCGCTGGTGGACCTCGCGTTCCTGCAAGTCCGCGATGCTAACGCGTATATCATTCACGACGACGTGAAGGAGCAGGTGTGGCAGGCCGCTCGCGACCGCCGACTGGACGCTGCTGTTGAGCAAGCCCGCGACGGCCACGCCACCGTGTTTGTCAATCGCGCCCGTTCGATTGGCGACGCATTGCGCACCGGCGCTTGGGTTGAGGCGATGCAGAACATGCTAGCCGACCGCATCAACTGCCGCGAAGCCCTCCGCCACACGTGGGTATCGCGCCAGTTTGATGCTGTCAAGACCGTCGCGCAATCGCTTTCGCGACCGCTCTTTGAGGCGGGATATCTCGCCGACTTCCGGGAGTTCGCCAGTCATGGACTCGAAGCGAGTATGGCGACCGCCGACACACCCGCCGAACTTGAGATGCTTGGCCTGCAGGGCGCCCTTGCCGGTCGGGAAGCCGATGAAGAAACCGCCACCAACCTCTGGACACGACGCTTGAGCCTGGCGCGAGAACAAGGCGACTGGGTGACCGCGATGGACGCGCTCGGCGACCTCGCGCACCAAGCCTTCGGCCAAAACGACGACCCGGCGGCTCTTGAGTTTGCGAACCAAGGCCTCGAGTTGGTCAGCCGAACACCGCATGCTTCCCACGAAGCCACGCTAAGGTCAATCCGTTGCCGCATCTTTGCGCGCCAAAACCAAACGGACGACCTGAGCGCGGAACTGTCCCAGATGCAAGACCTCTTGCCGACGGTGACCGAGCGGGCGCTTCGACCGTTTGTGCTGTACTCCATGGCCCTGCTCTACATCGAGCTCGCTCAACCTCAGCCGGCGGAGGCACTGATCCGCGCGCTCATCGGAGAGGCGAGCGAAGGACAGCGGGTCATCGGTCTCGGCTGGGCGCTGCGCAACCTTGGCCAACTGAGCGAAGCCGACGGCAACTTGGCGCTGGCTACGCGCTGTTTTGTCGCGGCGAGCAAAGTGTTCAACGAGTACGAAACCGCGCACAAAAAAGTAGCCCGCGCCGCCCTCCAAGGGTTCGAAGATCGGCACGGGCTCAACGTCGCGGACGAGATTCTGGCGGCCTCCGAGTTGGATTGGCCAGAGCTCATCGCCACGATTTAG
- a CDS encoding B12-binding domain-containing protein has translation MPGEELTCTYDPLIELMAKFENVKISDTSEDAFAGLGPEDRLKKHIIQGIKKNLDQHLQDALETYPPLAIINEILLDGMKTVGELFGAGKMQLPFVLQSAEVMKAAVAQLEPLMEKVEGSEKGSILLATVQGDVHDIGKNLVDIILSNNGYRVVNIGIKQPINSILDAAVTHKVDAIGMSGLLVKSTVIMRENLIEMNARGLAHYPVILGGAALTRGFVEQDCRAAFDGSVYYAQDAFEGLRLMEVIKAGGDAPVAEEAPPTRVASHRLPDTDESLYVFDGTKSDVQPVAPPKLPFYGARKWTKFDIFEIYKYINPIALIRGQWQFRREEGQSQAEFNSYLEREAGPHFERLKRELARRMEPKVTWGYFPCNSEGNDLIIYAEDEKTERHRFRFPRQRDQKRQCLADFFQPVESGVRDVVGFHIVTVGHAISEYERSLFAGGDFQEYLFVHGMGVETAEALAEYWHLQIRREMGIDDQEPESTKLLFSAKYHGARYSFGYPACPNLEDQVALMDLLDPAGIGIELSPEFMLVPEQSTSAIIVHHSEAKYFNIR, from the coding sequence ATGCCCGGCGAAGAGTTGACCTGCACCTACGATCCACTCATTGAGCTGATGGCCAAGTTCGAGAATGTCAAAATCTCGGACACCAGCGAAGATGCCTTTGCTGGACTCGGCCCCGAAGATCGCCTCAAGAAGCACATTATCCAGGGCATCAAAAAGAACCTGGACCAGCACCTGCAGGACGCGCTGGAAACCTACCCGCCTCTCGCCATCATCAACGAGATTCTGCTGGATGGCATGAAGACCGTCGGTGAACTGTTCGGCGCGGGCAAAATGCAACTCCCATTCGTGCTGCAAAGCGCGGAGGTGATGAAGGCCGCCGTCGCCCAGCTAGAACCCCTCATGGAAAAAGTCGAGGGCAGCGAGAAGGGCTCGATCCTGCTAGCCACGGTGCAAGGCGACGTCCACGACATTGGCAAAAACCTCGTGGACATCATCCTCAGTAACAACGGGTACCGCGTGGTGAACATCGGCATCAAGCAGCCGATCAACAGCATTCTCGACGCCGCCGTCACCCACAAGGTGGATGCCATCGGCATGAGCGGGCTGCTCGTGAAAAGCACCGTCATCATGCGCGAGAACCTCATCGAAATGAACGCCCGTGGCCTCGCCCACTATCCGGTGATCCTGGGCGGAGCGGCGCTCACCCGCGGGTTTGTCGAGCAAGATTGCCGCGCGGCGTTCGATGGCAGCGTCTACTACGCTCAAGACGCCTTCGAGGGGCTGCGTCTTATGGAAGTCATCAAGGCGGGCGGCGATGCCCCCGTCGCCGAGGAAGCACCGCCCACCCGCGTGGCGAGCCACCGCCTGCCGGATACCGACGAGAGCCTCTACGTCTTCGACGGCACCAAGAGCGACGTTCAGCCGGTCGCGCCCCCCAAGTTGCCCTTCTACGGCGCGCGCAAGTGGACCAAGTTCGACATTTTTGAGATTTACAAGTACATCAATCCCATCGCGCTGATTCGTGGCCAATGGCAGTTCCGCCGCGAAGAGGGCCAGAGCCAAGCCGAGTTCAATAGCTATCTGGAACGCGAGGCGGGGCCGCACTTCGAGCGCCTCAAGCGCGAACTTGCCCGACGCATGGAGCCCAAGGTCACGTGGGGCTACTTCCCTTGCAACAGCGAGGGCAACGACCTGATCATCTACGCCGAAGACGAAAAGACCGAGCGGCACCGATTCCGATTCCCGCGCCAACGCGACCAAAAGCGCCAGTGCTTGGCCGACTTTTTCCAACCCGTCGAAAGTGGTGTTCGCGACGTGGTTGGGTTCCACATCGTCACCGTCGGCCACGCCATAAGTGAGTACGAGCGCTCCCTCTTTGCCGGTGGCGATTTTCAGGAGTACCTTTTCGTCCATGGCATGGGCGTGGAAACCGCCGAGGCGCTCGCCGAATATTGGCACCTTCAGATTCGTCGCGAAATGGGCATCGATGACCAAGAGCCGGAGAGCACCAAACTGCTGTTCAGCGCGAAGTACCATGGCGCGCGCTACTCGTTTGGCTACCCTGCATGCCCGAATCTCGAAGACCAAGTTGCGCTCATGGATCTACTCGATCCCGCCGGCATCGGCATCGAACTCAGCCCCGAGTTCATGCTCGTTCCGGAGCAAAGCACGTCGGCGATTATCGTTCACCACTCCGAAGCGAAGTACTTCAATATCCGTTAA